AACAAAAGTATTTAGTGGGCTAAAACTATTTTGCAAATTtgatattgaaatttgaaaaaatttaaagaaatttgtgTTAGTTTTAAATTTGTCAACTGAGAAATCCTTCTTGTTTATTTTCTCACCTTTcttcaattaattcatttttcatcaaataaataagagataTGATATGCATACAACAATTTATACAATATCATTTTTAGCGTTTATATCacaagtgatatatatatatatatatatatatatatatatatatatatatatatatatatataaacacttaTGAAAGTTGgtgattttttctcttctaaaatacatttttggttCTTTACCTTTTTagcaaaattagttttaatcttttattttttattttaatcagtCCAAAGGATCAAAACTTATGCGAATATTTTGGGGTCTTATAGGAGAGGTAAAGATCGTAACTACGgtgattgaaacaaaaaaaaatgattgtgtaaaaatcttttaatagtgtatgaaaattaaagttttttattattaaataaaatttatacaagttctattaaataataaataaaactagacAGGAAAGTATAACTCACAATATTATCTATTTATTGGACCTACGTGAATTTAACTCAGTAATAAATATAATGTGTTGAACAACGAAAAAGAAAAGTGTGCTACAAAGATATATATGTTGTTTGCATTTCTTCCCTCATCAATGTTATGTACATTATTTGTGTGGATAAGAATGATATATAAGATTTGGACGTAAAACAGCCTGCAAGGCTGGACAGTGGGGCTATATAGAAACATTTTTGAAAGGTTACGCATGTTCCATATTCATCTATGTAGGAACCCAATTTGATATTCTTAGTCTTTGATGTGTTGACCCAACAATATTCAAATTCAATGTGTACAATCTAGCCAACTATATACAGCTCCAACCGCGCAATAAATGTTAACAGAATCATAGCTGTCATTGAAACTTCACAAGAATTCCCAAATGCTGCATGAGGTGTAGACTTCTTCCCTCATATTCAGGGCATCTACATATCAACTTTacattatttcttatttctctAAGTTGatactatattttaattgatgcaACTTTTATAATGTGCTTGCTCTACACTGTTCTTTTTTCGAgttagaaagaaagaagaaagaaaggaaggatGAGATAAGCTACCTACCcccaagagaaaaaaaacaaatttgttcCCTAAAAATTACTGTTAGTGATGGTAAAGAGAATGGAATGACATatagtttaatatatatgatgttttgaacaaatattttaaggagTTGGAACAATGTTTCTGATTACTTTCACGTTCTTCACCTAAAGCATAAACAGTACCAATCTACATCAATTCAATTCACACTTTCGGTAGTGGAAAGGGTAGAAGGGGTGGTGAATTTAAGTCCATGGTATTAGGAGTAGAAATGAAGAAAAGGGGCTAAGGATTTCAGGAGGGGTTTTGAGACAACAtaattaattggaaaaaaaatgtagatATCATAAGGATCTTATTTGGTATGTTGTAGTAATCACCACCTTTCCTTATGAATATTTTCACGTACCCTTCTAGGAATTTCACTATGTGAGATACATTTTCCTACCTCCTTTGtcctttcttttcattgctTCATATGCAAAGAATGGCCAAATGCCAATCAACTAGAAGAAGAAGGGCACTTCTCAAATGATGGAAAGAAAGGTAACCATCACAATGGAGCTAGGCTGACCCAATGACACTCCAATTCCACATGTTACACTTGTACATGACAGATTTGTAAAGATTAAAGAGAGTTCCATATAGGTAGGTATTAGGAATTTGTAACCAGTTCGGTATACTAACTAGTTTTTTTGCCACGTGTATTGTAAATAGAAAATCTGAATTGAATTAAGAGTTgacatgattaaaaaatagaaattaatgaGACAAGACAAACATATACTCACTAATGCCAAATAACCTCACTTGGCAAAATTTTGTGGTAAAGGTGTACCGCTAAACCCTCAAAGATATGACACCATAACAAATTAGAAAGCAAGAAATCTCAGCCCGCAAAAGATTAATCTAAAATCAAAAGCATTAAAGTAGAGTAAATTTGACCAAAGAATTTAAGGTTGTACCTAACATGACACTCTAAGTGCAGCTATCACATACTAGCGCTGCCATCAAGCCCAAGTAATCTCCTATCCCCCATAAAATTTGTCACAAAGAAATCATAATGAGTCTTTATAGCAAAGTGCATTAAAGTAGTGTGAAATGTCCAAAGCATCCTTATCAAGACTATTGTTCCTCTCATGTCCATAAAGCCATTGCAAGCATCTTCAGGGGCATTCTTGAAGATTTAACTCCTACATACCAACCTTACTTCAAAAGCAAGAccaaatttagaagaaaaacaagCAAGACCATCTAATAGCTATCTTTCTGATGAGGGAAGGGGAGACAATGCTACAGGAAGAGAATGAGTCTGAGATCACTTCTCTCAAGAAAAAACTTGAAGTCCACATGGCAAGAAATGAGTTACTACAGAATGAAAACCAGGAACTTAGAGAAGAAGTAGTTCGTTTAAAGTCACAGATAATTTCACTTAAAGCACACAACATGGAGAGGAAATCCGTTCTATGGAAGAAGTTACAGAAATCCATAGACGACAACAACAATTCAGAAGCACATCAACAACATAAAGCACCACCAGTTCAGGTAATCACATGTGAAAAGAGTTCACAAAATGAGAATGTGCATACAAATCCAGGTTTCCAAGACTCAGCAGCACCTAGAAAAGACAAACCAGCAATAGTTCCACCAGCTCCTCCACCAAGGCCTTCTCCCACCCTCCTTCTTCCTCCTTTacataaaaaagagaaaggacTTAAAGTTCAGCCAACAatagcaccaccaccacctccaacACCGCCAAAATTATCATTGGTTGGGTTAAAATCAGTGCGCCGTGTGCCTGAAGTAATTGAATTGTATCGTTCCCTTACACGAAAGGATGCTAACATGGAAAACAGGATACATTCCAATGGAATTCCCACAGTAGCATTCACCAGAAACATGATTGAGGAAATTGAAAACCGCTCAACTTATCTCTCAGCTGTAAGTTTAGTTCCAAACTGCTCAATGCTCATCATATTTATGTGTCAAATTTTCTTATGTAGATTAATCTACATCTATTCTCATTGATACTATGCACATTCCTGGACAGATAAAATCAGAAGTTCAAAGACAAGGGGAGTTCATCAGTTTCTTAATTAAGGAGGTAGAGTCCACCTCTTTTGCAGATGTTTCTGAGGTGGAATCATTTGTCAAATGGCTAGATGGGGAACTATCTTCATTGGTGGATGAAAGGTCAGTGCTAAAACATTTTCCTCAATGGCCAGAACAAAAAGTAGATGCACTCAGGGAAGCAGCTTGTAACTACAGAGATCTGAAGAACCTTGAGTCTGAAGTTTCATCCTATGATGACAATCCCAAAGAGCCATTGGTTCAGACTTTGAGAAAGATACAAGCACTGCAAGACAGGCGAGCATGTACAAAATTTACAATCTGCTAAGTAAAACTTTTGAGCAATacttaaaatcaattgaaaGTGCCACTTTCAAATGTGCAGATTGGAGAGAAGTGTGAGTGCTAAAGAGAGGATGAGGGAGAGTACTAGCAAGAGATACAGGAATTTCCATATCCCTTGGGAATGGATGCTGGACACAGGCATTATTGGTCAGGTGGGGAGTAGATAGCTTACTTATGCCTTAAGACCACAATATAACACaacctttttacaaaataatgttCATTGGTTAGTATGCTTTGCTTACTAATGATGATGTGTGTTTTGTTCTACATAAACGAGGTTTATTGGTCAATATGCTTAAACTCAAGCTTATGTGaaatcaagaagaaaaaaagttatttattggCTACTATGTGTCTATGCCTAAACACGAGtttatacaaaaaagaaaaatgttatgtATTGTAACCTAGAGTCTAGAATAGAGCTAACAAGACACTAAATGAAATCATGCTGGTGAATGACCCTTTGTGATTGTCCAAACAACCGGAAAATTGATTGGTATATAATGTTCTTGCCTCATACCCTCTATGTTATACATTTTTGTAGATGGGTCTAGTTATTACCATCAAAACCAATTGAAAGGCTTTATCTTGTTATTGACTGCAGATGAAGCTAAGTTCATTGAAGATGGCAAAGGAATTCATGAAACGGATAACCAAGGAATTAGAGTCAAATGAACTTTTGCAGGAAGATAACCTCTTTGTACAAGGAGTTAAGTTTGCATTCAGAGTGCACCAGGTAGAGTACATTCCTCAAACACCCCTAAGTTAACATTTCCTCTTATCCAACTCATCAGCCATGAAGCCTTTCAGTTTGCAGGTGGCTTTGATACTGAGACCATTGAAGCatttgaagaattgaagaagATTGGTTGTGCTATACCAAGCTATAGTAATCTGATTAAATTCCCCATACTTGTTAAAACTTGCCAGAAACCTATATCTTAACTTAAATTGTCTTCTCTTAATTATTTGATGTATACACATTAGCCGCGGAATTGAGAAAATGTATATGCTCCTCTATGTGACTTCTTAAAGCATTGCCTACTTTTGGATAGTAGGTATATGCTTTCTTAATTATGCAAGAGATAAATCCTCATTACAGTCTGTGCTTCAAAAAGCAAACCATTTCCAAAATGAGGACCATATAGTACTTAATAGGCTGTAGTACCAAGACATGGTTGGCAGTAAAAtcccattaaattaaaaagaaataagttaaaatatgtttttcttccaTGTAACATTATCAAAGTATGTATATcatctttccaaaaaaattcatctattttttcatcttcacaaaattaaaatatagtattttatGATCGAGAGCAAAACTCAATTGATTCCCATACTTATGTGTCACTCTCCTTCTT
The genomic region above belongs to Glycine max cultivar Williams 82 chromosome 14, Glycine_max_v4.0, whole genome shotgun sequence and contains:
- the LOC100777303 gene encoding protein CHUP1, chloroplastic isoform X1, which translates into the protein MREGETMLQEENESEITSLKKKLEVHMARNELLQNENQELREEVVRLKSQIISLKAHNMERKSVLWKKLQKSIDDNNNSEAHQQHKAPPVQVITCEKSSQNENVHTNPGFQDSAAPRKDKPAIVPPAPPPRPSPTLLLPPLHKKEKGLKVQPTIAPPPPPTPPKLSLVGLKSVRRVPEVIELYRSLTRKDANMENRIHSNGIPTVAFTRNMIEEIENRSTYLSAIKSEVQRQGEFISFLIKEVESTSFADVSEVESFVKWLDGELSSLVDERSVLKHFPQWPEQKVDALREAACNYRDLKNLESEVSSYDDNPKEPLVQTLRKIQALQDRLERSVSAKERMRESTSKRYRNFHIPWEWMLDTGIIGQMKLSSLKMAKEFMKRITKELESNELLQEDNLFVQGVKFAFRVHQFAGGFDTETIEAFEELKKIGCAIPSYSNLIKFPILVKTCQKPIS
- the LOC100777303 gene encoding protein CHUP1, chloroplastic isoform X2, yielding MREGETMLQEENESEITSLKKKLEVHMARNELLQNENQELREEVVRLKSQIISLKAHNMERKSVLWKKLQKSIDDNNNSEAHQQHKAPPVQVITCEKSSQNENVHTNPGFQDSAAPRKDKPAIVPPAPPPRPSPTLLLPPLHKKEKGLKVQPTIAPPPPPTPPKLSLVGLKSVRRVPEVIELYRSLTRKDANMENRIHSNGIPTVAFTRNMIEEIENRSTYLSAIKSEVQRQGEFISFLIKEVESTSFADVSEVESFVKWLDGELSSLVDERSVLKHFPQWPEQKVDALREAACNYRDLKNLESEVSSYDDNPKEPLVQTLRKIQALQDRLERSVSAKERMRESTSKRYRNFHIPWEWMLDTGIIGQMKLSSLKMAKEFMKRITKELESNELLQEDNLFVQGVKFAFRVHQPFSLQVALILRPLKHLKN
- the LOC100777303 gene encoding protein CHUP1, chloroplastic isoform X3, whose translation is MREGETMLQEENESEITSLKKKLEVHMARNELLQNENQELREEVVRLKSQIISLKAHNMERKSVLWKKLQKSIDDNNNSEAHQQHKAPPVQVITCEKSSQNENVHTNPGFQDSAAPRKDKPAIVPPAPPPRPSPTLLLPPLHKKEKGLKVQPTIAPPPPPTPPKLSLVGLKSVRRVPEVIELYRSLTRKDANMENRIHSNGIPTVAFTRNMIEEIENRSTYLSAIKSEVQRQGEFISFLIKEVESTSFADVSEVESFVKWLDGELSSLVDERSVLKHFPQWPEQKVDALREAACNYRDLKNLESEVSSYDDNPKEPLVQTLRKIQALQDRLERSVSAKERMRESTSKRYRNFHIPWEWMLDTGIIGQMKLSSLKMAKEFMKRITKELESNELLQEDNLFVQGVKFAFRVHQVALILRPLKHLKN